A portion of the Kineosporia corallincola genome contains these proteins:
- a CDS encoding ABC transporter ATP-binding protein, with translation MSAAVTDRSPAHTRAPAIRLTDVEKVYRNGQATVTALHRVSVDVGRGEFVAVMGPSGSGKSTLMHCAAGLDTPSSGEVTVDGIAIGGLSETRRTELRRERIGFVFQSYNLVSSLTVADNITLPLRMARRTADPAWVAELVERVGLTERLHHRPAELSGGQQQRAAIARALVARPAVVFADEPTGALDLRAAREVLALLRGMVDELGQTVVMVSHDPAAAAHADRALVMADGRIVETLHAPTAADLAGSLIRVGEV, from the coding sequence ATGAGCGCCGCCGTCACCGACCGGTCCCCGGCCCACACCCGGGCCCCGGCGATCCGGCTCACCGACGTCGAGAAGGTCTACCGCAACGGGCAGGCCACCGTCACCGCGCTGCACCGGGTCTCGGTGGACGTCGGCCGCGGCGAGTTCGTCGCCGTGATGGGGCCTTCCGGTTCCGGCAAGAGCACGCTCATGCACTGCGCCGCCGGGCTGGACACGCCCAGCAGCGGCGAGGTCACGGTCGACGGCATCGCGATCGGCGGGCTGAGCGAGACCCGGCGCACCGAACTGCGCCGCGAGCGCATCGGTTTCGTCTTCCAGTCGTACAACCTGGTGTCGTCGCTGACCGTGGCTGACAACATCACGCTGCCGCTGCGGATGGCCCGCCGCACCGCCGACCCGGCCTGGGTGGCCGAGCTGGTCGAGCGGGTGGGGCTGACCGAGCGGTTGCATCACCGCCCGGCCGAGCTGTCCGGCGGCCAGCAGCAGCGTGCGGCGATCGCCCGGGCGCTGGTGGCCCGGCCCGCGGTGGTCTTCGCCGACGAGCCGACCGGCGCCCTCGACCTGCGCGCCGCCCGCGAGGTGCTGGCGTTGCTGCGCGGCATGGTGGACGAGCTGGGGCAGACCGTGGTGATGGTGAGCCACGACCCGGCGGCCGCCGCGCACGCCGACCGGGCTCTGGTGATGGCGGACGGCCGGATCGTGGAGACGCTGCACGCGCCGACCGCGGCCGACCTGGCCGGCAGCCTGATCCGGGTCGGGGAGGTCTGA
- a CDS encoding PspC domain-containing protein, with translation MNTVHQNMYEQGLTRPRHGGLLAGVCAGMARRFGISATMMRVIFAVTLIVIPGSQILVYPLLWLLMPKEQAYSNSSYQAPVR, from the coding sequence ATGAACACCGTTCATCAGAACATGTACGAGCAGGGCCTCACCCGTCCGCGGCACGGCGGTCTGCTCGCCGGGGTCTGCGCCGGGATGGCCCGGCGGTTCGGGATCAGCGCGACCATGATGCGGGTCATCTTCGCCGTCACGCTGATCGTGATCCCGGGCAGCCAGATCCTGGTCTACCCGCTGCTGTGGCTTCTCATGCCCAAGGAGCAGGCCTACAGCAACTCGTCGTACCAGGCGCCGGTCCGCTAG
- a CDS encoding DUF3037 domain-containing protein gives MSARSGLNSGLTSEPAVANVESGQDGPRPFYYAMVRALPRVERGEFVNLGVVLYSQHHDFLACTRHLDPERLRGLDPQVDLDLVEAVLLGICSVCEGAPAAGLIRQQPLRARFGWLTAPRSTVVQTGPVHSGLTSDPAAELAGLHRRLVLQPL, from the coding sequence GTGAGTGCCCGTTCCGGCCTGAACAGCGGGCTGACCAGTGAGCCCGCCGTCGCGAACGTGGAGAGCGGGCAGGACGGGCCCCGGCCGTTCTACTACGCCATGGTGCGCGCCCTGCCCCGGGTGGAGCGTGGGGAGTTCGTGAACCTGGGAGTGGTGCTGTACTCGCAGCACCACGACTTCCTGGCCTGCACACGGCATCTCGACCCGGAGCGGCTGCGCGGGCTGGACCCGCAGGTCGACCTGGACCTGGTGGAGGCCGTGCTGCTGGGCATCTGCTCGGTCTGCGAGGGTGCCCCCGCCGCCGGACTGATCCGGCAGCAGCCGCTGCGCGCCCGCTTCGGCTGGCTCACCGCCCCGCGCAGCACGGTGGTGCAGACGGGGCCGGTGCACTCCGGCCTGACCAGCGATCCCGCGGCCGAGCTGGCAGGCCTGCACCGGCGTCTGGTGCTTCAGCCGCTCTAG
- a CDS encoding HipA family kinase — MLRTVSATAYLTPFREGGSLPGLVEADDDGMYVVKFRGAGQGTASLVAEVVVGELSRRLGVRVPELVRITVDGRMARLEPDEEVQDLLTNSAGENLGMDYLPGSFGYDGMHWQPPAPEAATIRWIDAFAANIDRTWRNPNLLVWHRDLWAIDHGASLVFQHAWPPVERWATRRYDLSEHILAPVADTLPAAELDALDASLAARITPDLLTEVTGLVPDDWLLSMNAAIGDDRDADAWRARYQEYLLARLRERTGWRPELAEVAS; from the coding sequence GTGCTTCGAACCGTGTCCGCGACCGCCTACCTCACCCCGTTCCGGGAGGGCGGGTCGCTGCCCGGGCTGGTCGAGGCGGACGACGACGGGATGTACGTGGTCAAGTTCCGCGGCGCCGGGCAGGGCACCGCATCGCTGGTGGCCGAGGTCGTGGTGGGCGAGCTGTCGCGCCGGCTCGGCGTGCGGGTGCCGGAGCTGGTCCGGATCACGGTGGACGGCCGGATGGCCCGCCTGGAGCCGGACGAGGAGGTGCAGGACCTCCTCACCAACAGCGCGGGTGAGAACCTCGGCATGGACTACCTGCCGGGCTCGTTCGGCTACGACGGCATGCACTGGCAGCCGCCGGCGCCCGAGGCGGCCACGATCCGCTGGATCGACGCGTTCGCCGCGAACATCGACCGCACCTGGCGCAATCCGAACCTGCTGGTCTGGCACCGCGATCTGTGGGCGATCGACCACGGCGCGTCGCTGGTGTTCCAGCACGCCTGGCCTCCGGTGGAGCGCTGGGCCACCCGGCGCTACGACCTGAGCGAGCACATCCTGGCCCCGGTGGCCGACACCCTCCCGGCGGCCGAGCTGGACGCCCTGGACGCCTCACTGGCGGCACGCATCACCCCGGACCTGCTGACCGAGGTGACGGGCCTGGTGCCGGACGACTGGCTGCTGTCGATGAACGCGGCCATCGGCGACGACCGGGACGCGGACGCCTGGCGGGCGCGCTACCAGGAGTACCTGCTGGCCCGGCTGCGCGAGCGCACCGGCTGGCGTCCCGAGCTGGCCGAGGTGGCCTCGTGA
- a CDS encoding NAD(P)/FAD-dependent oxidoreductase translates to MSNQPAQPRDTAAKPARERVVVIGSGFGGLFATRKLARTDVDVTVIAKTSHHLFQPLLYQVATGVLSQGEIAPATREVLQGQKNARVLLGEVTTIDVDAKTVTSVTSVGFETVTPYDTLIVAAGAGQSYFGNDHFSEFAPGMKSIDDALELRGRIFGAFELAEVSEDPEEIQQWLTFVVVGAGPTGVEMAGQIAELAHRTLKRDFRKIDPTKARVLLLDAAPAVLPPFGEKLGKKAQGQLEKMGVEVQLDVKVVNVDDDGVDVIDPDGSPRRIDARTKVWAAGVQASPLGKQLAEQTGAEIDRAGRVLVEEDCTLPGHPEIFVIGDMMSLKRYPGVAQVAMQQGKYAAKTIQHRLKHPDGSKLEPFEYFDKGSMATVSRFHAVAKINERIQLSGFIAWLMWLAVHLVYLIGFKNRVTTLMHWAITFIGRGRSERTVTEQQVTARMALHREKLAEQAEQAGAAKNGAA, encoded by the coding sequence ATGTCGAATCAACCTGCACAGCCCCGCGACACTGCCGCCAAGCCGGCACGCGAGCGGGTTGTCGTTATCGGGTCCGGTTTCGGTGGCCTCTTCGCCACCCGCAAGCTGGCCAGGACCGACGTCGACGTCACCGTCATCGCCAAGACCTCGCACCACCTCTTCCAGCCTCTGCTGTACCAGGTGGCCACCGGCGTGCTGTCCCAGGGCGAGATCGCCCCGGCGACGCGCGAGGTGCTCCAGGGCCAGAAGAACGCCCGGGTGCTGCTCGGTGAGGTCACGACGATCGACGTCGACGCCAAGACCGTCACCTCGGTGACGTCCGTCGGGTTCGAGACGGTGACCCCGTACGACACCCTCATCGTCGCGGCCGGCGCCGGCCAGTCCTACTTCGGTAACGATCACTTCTCCGAGTTCGCACCCGGCATGAAGAGCATCGACGACGCCCTGGAGCTGCGTGGCCGCATCTTCGGCGCCTTCGAGCTGGCCGAGGTCAGCGAGGACCCGGAGGAGATCCAGCAGTGGCTGACCTTCGTGGTGGTCGGCGCGGGCCCCACCGGTGTGGAGATGGCCGGCCAGATCGCCGAGCTGGCGCACCGCACTCTCAAGCGCGACTTCCGCAAGATCGACCCGACCAAGGCCCGCGTGCTGCTGCTCGACGCCGCGCCGGCCGTGCTGCCGCCGTTCGGTGAGAAGCTCGGCAAGAAGGCGCAGGGTCAGCTGGAGAAGATGGGCGTCGAGGTCCAGCTCGACGTCAAGGTCGTGAACGTGGACGACGACGGCGTCGACGTGATCGACCCCGACGGCAGCCCCCGCCGCATCGACGCCCGCACCAAGGTGTGGGCCGCCGGCGTGCAGGCCTCGCCGCTGGGCAAGCAGCTGGCCGAGCAGACCGGCGCCGAGATCGACCGGGCCGGCCGCGTGCTGGTCGAGGAGGACTGCACCCTCCCCGGTCACCCGGAGATCTTCGTGATCGGCGACATGATGTCGCTCAAGCGCTACCCCGGTGTCGCCCAGGTGGCGATGCAGCAGGGCAAGTACGCCGCGAAGACCATCCAGCACCGGCTCAAGCACCCGGACGGCAGCAAGCTCGAGCCGTTCGAGTACTTCGACAAGGGCAGCATGGCCACCGTCTCGCGCTTCCACGCGGTGGCCAAGATCAACGAGCGCATCCAGCTCTCCGGCTTCATCGCCTGGCTGATGTGGCTGGCCGTTCACCTGGTGTACCTGATCGGCTTCAAGAACCGGGTGACCACCCTGATGCACTGGGCCATCACCTTCATCGGCCGGGGCCGCTCCGAGCGCACCGTCACCGAGCAGCAGGTCACCGCCCGCATGGCCCTGCACCGCGAGAAGCTCGCGGAGCAGGCCGAGCAGGCCGGGGCCGCGAAGAACGGCGCCGCGTAA
- a CDS encoding helix-turn-helix domain-containing protein, protein MASRTPPTVRMRRLASELRRLRGAAGMSREDVAGKTDINVATLYRLETAKGRPQRRTLTSLLELYQVAPEERDALFALLKAAGEKGWVQPFAGSIPEEYSMYIQLESEAASVRNYESLLVPGLLQTAGYVHASSAGQNPLLPIDQIDLQTKIRVGRQDLLTRSNPLALWAIVDEAVLHRVVGGPTVMREQFEHLLSMMELPNVTFQVVPFSAGSHVGMLGSFSLLDFPDPDPPVACVETMAGSMFRETEDEVRACTVAFDHLRATAASPAESARMVMDRLR, encoded by the coding sequence ATGGCCTCGCGCACGCCGCCGACCGTTCGCATGCGCAGACTCGCGAGTGAGCTGCGACGGCTGCGTGGTGCAGCCGGGATGAGCCGGGAGGACGTGGCAGGCAAGACCGACATCAATGTCGCCACGCTGTACCGGCTGGAGACCGCCAAGGGGCGCCCGCAACGGCGCACCCTGACCAGTCTCCTGGAGCTGTACCAAGTCGCCCCGGAGGAGCGCGACGCGTTGTTCGCGCTGCTCAAGGCGGCGGGTGAGAAAGGCTGGGTGCAGCCCTTCGCCGGGTCGATCCCGGAGGAGTACAGCATGTACATCCAGCTGGAGTCGGAAGCCGCCTCGGTGCGCAACTACGAGTCGCTGCTCGTGCCCGGGCTGCTCCAGACCGCCGGCTACGTGCATGCCAGCTCGGCCGGCCAGAACCCGCTGCTGCCCATCGACCAGATCGACCTCCAGACGAAGATCCGGGTCGGGCGTCAGGATTTGTTAACGCGCAGTAATCCCCTGGCTCTCTGGGCCATTGTCGACGAAGCCGTACTTCATCGCGTGGTCGGAGGGCCCACGGTGATGCGTGAGCAATTTGAACACTTGCTGTCGATGATGGAATTGCCGAACGTTACTTTTCAGGTTGTGCCTTTTAGCGCCGGATCTCATGTCGGCATGCTCGGCTCGTTCTCGCTCCTCGACTTCCCCGATCCCGATCCGCCCGTGGCCTGTGTTGAAACCATGGCCGGGAGCATGTTTCGCGAGACGGAGGACGAGGTTCGGGCCTGTACTGTTGCCTTCGACCATTTGCGGGCCACGGCCGCATCACCTGCCGAATCAGCGCGCATGGTGATGGACCGACTGCGATGA
- a CDS encoding DUF397 domain-containing protein — protein MRTDELANVAWIKSSRSGVNGNCVEVAFLGEGRVALRDSKDPQGPVLRFTRGEWTAFIQGVAEGELRHP, from the coding sequence ATGCGAACTGACGAGCTGGCCAATGTGGCTTGGATCAAGTCCAGTCGCTCCGGCGTCAATGGGAATTGCGTGGAAGTCGCTTTCCTGGGTGAAGGTCGTGTAGCTCTGCGTGACAGCAAGGACCCTCAGGGGCCGGTTCTGCGCTTCACCAGGGGCGAGTGGACGGCGTTCATCCAGGGCGTCGCCGAGGGTGAGCTGCGCCACCCCTAG
- a CDS encoding FAD-dependent oxidoreductase, with protein sequence MSETPIEADVCIVGAGPAGLSTASVLAAAGVRVVLLEGGAEGTWRQLPDVLSEGEDAYPQSSISETRGSGIGGTAGQWSYRMRNLDADPEAGERGCRYAPLDPVDFERREAVPHSGWPLTRSDLDPWYVKAQKIAGLGEFAYHPNSWSTPQAQPLELHPSIVETQMFQFAPASAWIERVAGALRSREGVLILTDANVTRLEVDTAGTTVTGVHFARTSGANGSVRARAVVLAAGGVETARLLLMSDDRISGGLGNSKDQVGRYWMEHPLVRGGMLVARPGSRLGERLRLYDAHWQGSTKVMAKLSVAAERVRSEGLLSTSCLFLPRQEVIAGNAVQAYTEIRSPSGRSSGLGRRAVLGARIALGAGSLMAARKAIAVQPGLDLSGWSTQPDAKQYSVFEIVHQTEQSPDPDNRIVLDRSNVDRFGRPLPVLHWRWTPQDRQRITRSRDIYADAFASAGLGDFVQTDWDNGQPRMIGGNHHHLGGVRMSPDPGSGVVDSDARVHDLGNLFVAGSSVFPTGGSVNPTLTIVALSLRLGAHLVRRLPELPQLHP encoded by the coding sequence GTGAGCGAGACCCCGATCGAGGCCGACGTCTGCATCGTCGGGGCCGGGCCGGCCGGCCTGTCCACCGCCAGCGTGCTGGCCGCGGCGGGTGTGCGGGTGGTGCTGCTGGAGGGCGGCGCCGAGGGCACCTGGCGGCAGCTGCCCGACGTGCTCTCCGAGGGTGAGGACGCCTACCCGCAGAGCAGCATCTCCGAGACCCGGGGCTCGGGCATCGGCGGTACCGCCGGGCAGTGGAGCTACCGGATGCGGAACCTGGACGCCGACCCGGAGGCCGGCGAACGCGGCTGCCGGTACGCGCCGCTCGACCCGGTCGACTTCGAGCGGCGCGAGGCGGTGCCGCACTCCGGCTGGCCGCTGACCCGTTCCGACCTGGATCCCTGGTACGTCAAGGCCCAGAAGATCGCCGGGCTGGGCGAATTCGCCTACCACCCGAACTCCTGGAGCACCCCGCAGGCGCAGCCGCTGGAGCTGCACCCCTCGATCGTCGAGACCCAGATGTTCCAGTTCGCTCCGGCCTCGGCCTGGATCGAGCGGGTGGCCGGGGCCCTGCGCTCGCGCGAGGGCGTGCTGATCCTGACCGACGCCAACGTGACCCGCCTGGAGGTCGACACCGCCGGCACCACGGTGACGGGCGTGCACTTCGCCCGGACGTCCGGTGCGAACGGCTCGGTGCGGGCCCGGGCGGTCGTGCTGGCCGCCGGCGGGGTCGAGACCGCCCGGCTGCTGCTGATGTCCGACGACCGGATCTCCGGCGGCCTGGGCAACTCCAAGGACCAGGTGGGCCGGTACTGGATGGAGCACCCGCTGGTGCGCGGCGGCATGCTGGTCGCCCGGCCGGGTTCCCGGCTGGGCGAGCGGCTGAGGCTGTACGACGCGCACTGGCAGGGCTCGACCAAGGTGATGGCCAAGCTCTCGGTCGCGGCCGAGCGCGTGCGCTCCGAGGGCCTGCTCTCGACGAGCTGCCTGTTCCTTCCCCGGCAGGAGGTGATCGCGGGCAACGCCGTTCAGGCCTACACCGAGATCCGCAGCCCTTCCGGCCGATCCTCCGGCCTGGGCCGCCGGGCCGTGCTGGGTGCCCGGATCGCGCTCGGCGCGGGCAGCCTGATGGCCGCCCGCAAGGCGATCGCGGTGCAGCCCGGCCTGGACCTGTCCGGCTGGTCCACCCAGCCCGATGCCAAGCAGTACTCGGTGTTCGAGATCGTGCACCAGACCGAGCAGTCCCCCGACCCGGACAACCGGATCGTGCTGGACCGCAGCAACGTGGACCGGTTCGGCCGGCCGCTGCCGGTGCTGCACTGGCGCTGGACCCCGCAGGACCGGCAGCGGATCACCCGCTCGCGTGACATCTACGCCGACGCCTTCGCCTCGGCCGGGCTGGGCGACTTCGTGCAGACCGACTGGGACAACGGCCAGCCGCGGATGATCGGCGGCAACCACCACCACCTGGGCGGGGTGCGGATGTCACCCGACCCGGGCAGCGGCGTGGTCGACTCCGACGCCCGGGTGCACGACCTGGGCAACCTGTTCGTGGCCGGCAGCTCGGTGTTCCCGACCGGCGGCTCGGTGAACCCGACGCTGACGATCGTGGCGCTGTCGCTGCGCCTGGGCGCCCACCTGGTGCGCAGGCTGCCGGAACTGCCGCAGCTGCACCCCTGA
- a CDS encoding glycosyltransferase family 2 protein: protein MTVHQPAVTVCIPTFNRRELLSRSLQSVLDQSLEDAEIIVSDNASTDDTEEYVRSIRDPRVRYDRLPTNIGLFGNLSRCLTLGTGRYRVMLPDDDSMLPGNLAAKVAFLDANPTAGMVHSAFRYLDDGPEPFGETQNWSRLETDTLEPGIAFLRRSLAVGGIVCVSSVMTRSSLVADERFDVSDGPYADIALWCRIASRSDVGFLTAPLSGYMVHDGSASSGFQLVRVSAGQHQMTAQHADATLQAHGRFVQRADISAELRTELAGIVAEADRRMRLTVLANRTIPPNALRVLKRAVGWGKGSALHRHLSLDGNTGGGPEAIA from the coding sequence ATGACCGTGCACCAGCCCGCGGTCACCGTGTGCATCCCCACCTTCAACCGGCGGGAACTGCTCAGCAGGAGCTTGCAGAGTGTCCTCGATCAGTCCTTAGAAGACGCTGAGATCATCGTCTCGGACAACGCCTCCACCGACGACACGGAGGAGTACGTCCGCTCGATCCGGGACCCGCGCGTGCGCTACGACCGGCTCCCCACCAACATCGGCCTGTTCGGCAACCTTTCGCGCTGCCTGACTCTGGGCACCGGCCGCTACCGGGTGATGCTGCCGGACGACGACTCGATGCTGCCCGGCAACCTGGCGGCCAAGGTCGCCTTCCTGGACGCCAACCCGACGGCCGGCATGGTGCACTCCGCGTTCCGTTACCTGGACGACGGACCCGAGCCGTTCGGTGAGACGCAGAACTGGTCGCGGCTGGAGACCGACACCCTGGAGCCGGGGATCGCGTTCCTGCGCCGTTCTCTGGCCGTCGGCGGCATCGTCTGTGTCTCCTCGGTGATGACCCGCAGCTCGCTGGTCGCCGACGAGCGCTTCGACGTCTCCGACGGGCCCTACGCCGACATCGCCCTGTGGTGCCGGATCGCCAGCCGCTCCGACGTCGGTTTCCTGACCGCCCCGCTGTCCGGCTACATGGTGCACGACGGCTCGGCCAGTTCCGGCTTCCAGCTGGTGCGGGTCAGCGCCGGTCAGCACCAGATGACCGCGCAGCACGCCGACGCCACGCTCCAGGCGCACGGGCGCTTCGTGCAGCGCGCCGACATCTCCGCCGAGCTGCGCACCGAGCTGGCCGGGATCGTGGCCGAGGCGGACCGCCGCATGCGGCTGACCGTGCTGGCCAACCGCACCATCCCGCCGAACGCCCTGCGCGTGCTCAAGCGCGCGGTGGGCTGGGGCAAGGGCAGCGCCCTGCACCGGCATCTCTCCCTGGACGGCAACACCGGAGGCGGGCCGGAGGCGATCGCGTGA
- a CDS encoding glycosyltransferase produces MPTTDVPAPGSAGTPRCLLVTKEFSASPTSGGTLRTLAILETLSTRYDTTVVSPDGVVSKGPGRPLEEHPGRASGGDVLRQVRTAVRYKSLSGLRTGGSKLLDNLWNGAEGRYDVAIIDHTALAGLADEVAAGADTVVVSMHNIESDLMNQRARLATSAKDKVAMSAEVRLLRHLEAHVADRYPVMVCTEADARALNPKRGRIVCRNGIFAGQVTPSGNRPANSMVFSGALDWEPNIDGIVWFSEKVWPLIRAQIPDATVTIAGRNPGKAVTQACSPDGITLLANPPVMATVLDAHVLGIVPLLSGGGSRIKILEYLAAGIDIVSTDVGASGLEDIPSELVDRLKIDPQLFADTVVARLRSPRDTSALAQDWVRKHYSWDVTLQPLLDFLER; encoded by the coding sequence GTGCCCACGACTGACGTTCCCGCGCCCGGCTCCGCCGGCACCCCTCGCTGTCTGCTGGTGACCAAGGAGTTCTCCGCGTCCCCCACCTCGGGCGGCACCCTGCGCACCCTGGCCATCCTGGAGACCCTGTCCACCCGCTACGACACCACTGTGGTGAGCCCGGACGGCGTCGTCTCGAAGGGGCCGGGGCGTCCCCTGGAGGAGCACCCGGGCCGGGCCTCCGGCGGCGACGTGCTGCGTCAGGTGCGCACCGCCGTGCGCTACAAGTCGCTGAGCGGTCTGCGCACCGGCGGCTCGAAGCTGCTCGACAACCTGTGGAACGGCGCCGAGGGCCGCTACGACGTGGCGATCATCGACCACACCGCGCTGGCCGGCCTGGCCGACGAGGTGGCCGCGGGGGCCGACACCGTGGTCGTCAGCATGCACAACATCGAGTCCGACCTGATGAACCAGCGCGCCCGGCTGGCCACCTCGGCCAAGGACAAGGTGGCGATGAGCGCCGAGGTCCGGCTGCTGCGTCACCTGGAGGCGCACGTCGCCGACCGCTACCCGGTGATGGTGTGCACCGAGGCCGACGCCCGCGCGCTCAACCCCAAGCGCGGCCGGATCGTCTGCCGCAACGGCATCTTCGCCGGGCAGGTCACGCCCTCCGGTAACCGCCCGGCCAACTCGATGGTCTTCTCCGGCGCCCTGGACTGGGAGCCGAACATCGACGGCATCGTCTGGTTCTCGGAGAAGGTCTGGCCGCTGATCCGGGCCCAGATCCCCGACGCCACGGTGACCATCGCCGGCCGTAACCCCGGCAAGGCCGTCACCCAGGCCTGCTCGCCCGACGGCATCACCCTGCTGGCCAACCCGCCGGTGATGGCCACGGTGCTGGACGCCCACGTGCTCGGCATCGTGCCGCTGCTGTCCGGCGGCGGTTCGCGGATCAAGATTCTGGAGTACCTGGCGGCCGGTATCGACATCGTCTCCACCGACGTCGGCGCCTCCGGTCTCGAAGACATCCCGTCCGAGCTGGTGGACCGGCTGAAGATCGACCCGCAGCTGTTCGCCGACACCGTGGTGGCCCGGCTCCGCTCGCCGCGCGACACCTCGGCCCTGGCCCAGGACTGGGTGCGCAAGCACTACTCCTGGGACGTCACGCTCCAGCCGCTGCTGGACTTCCTGGAGCGCTGA
- a CDS encoding glycosyltransferase: MPSVSVVIACRNAADTLGIQLEALAQQRYSDTWDVLISDNGSTDHTRLVALRYSDRLPGLQIVDSSDKPGAGHARNVAATVSTADFLAFCDADDEVAPDWLTTMMAALERNPFVAGSFESRKLNSDRVLRSRPLQQSTGLQESPFGPGLPHAGAGNMGIRRDIFLSVGGFDQAVGTLEDTDLCWRVQLAGTPLIFAHDAVVHVRLRSSFSKMWRQGWNYGHAAALLERRYGNKPIASVTAVTTSLAVIKATQERETTSQPNPIASALKLLRENPTPGALMWAVGWHVGHRAYADDELPALPATADDGNRMRQAG, translated from the coding sequence ATGCCGTCTGTGAGCGTGGTGATCGCCTGCCGTAACGCCGCCGACACTCTCGGCATCCAATTGGAAGCCCTGGCCCAGCAGCGGTACTCCGACACCTGGGACGTACTGATCAGCGACAACGGGTCCACCGACCACACCCGCCTGGTGGCCCTGCGCTACTCCGACCGGCTCCCCGGTCTCCAGATCGTGGACTCGTCGGACAAGCCCGGCGCCGGTCACGCCCGCAACGTCGCCGCCACCGTGTCCACCGCCGACTTCCTGGCCTTCTGCGACGCCGACGACGAGGTCGCCCCAGACTGGCTGACCACCATGATGGCCGCGCTCGAGCGCAACCCGTTCGTGGCCGGCAGCTTCGAGTCGCGCAAGCTCAACTCCGACCGGGTTCTGCGCTCCCGCCCGCTCCAGCAGAGCACCGGTCTCCAGGAGTCCCCGTTCGGTCCGGGCCTGCCGCACGCCGGTGCCGGCAACATGGGCATCCGCCGCGACATCTTCCTGTCCGTCGGCGGCTTCGACCAGGCCGTCGGCACCCTGGAAGACACCGACCTGTGCTGGCGGGTGCAGCTCGCGGGCACTCCCCTGATCTTCGCCCACGACGCCGTGGTGCATGTCCGGCTGCGGTCCTCGTTCAGCAAGATGTGGCGGCAGGGCTGGAACTACGGCCATGCCGCCGCCCTGCTCGAGCGGCGCTACGGCAACAAGCCGATCGCCAGCGTCACCGCCGTCACCACCTCGCTCGCGGTGATCAAGGCGACGCAGGAGCGCGAGACGACGTCGCAGCCCAACCCGATCGCCTCGGCCCTCAAGCTGCTGCGCGAGAACCCCACCCCCGGCGCCCTGATGTGGGCCGTGGGCTGGCATGTCGGTCACCGGGCCTACGCCGACGACGAGCTGCCGGCGCTGCCCGCCACCGCCGACGACGGCAACCGGATGCGCCAGGCCGGCTGA
- a CDS encoding glycosyltransferase family 2 protein, whose protein sequence is MESSAQDGAVPAYELIIVSYNSRSQIEGLLAGLPGDIPLAIVDNARGADGLREMIQHRPNARYLEGAGQGFAMAANLGARTSSYEYVIFVNPDTRPTLTAFDALTSQLAAEPNVASSAATTVGNDGSVEIGAGGWEPSVRRAVIHAIGLHKLAPQAGLFAKPRPYLPIKVDWTTGACMAVRVSTFVALGGFDEQFYVYNEDVAFGRAVREHNFTQVLRTDVLVQHGAGNSGAPSKEMLRLRGASMARYVAQHNTLEHARGIRLALALGYATRVLAALAKGNKGRAQEHWNYILGVTSGRASVAGRTVTRA, encoded by the coding sequence GTGGAGTCAAGCGCCCAGGACGGCGCCGTACCCGCTTACGAGCTGATCATCGTCAGCTACAACAGCAGGTCGCAGATCGAAGGCTTGCTCGCCGGGCTGCCGGGTGACATCCCGCTGGCCATCGTGGACAACGCCCGTGGTGCCGATGGCCTACGGGAGATGATCCAGCACCGTCCCAACGCCCGCTACCTGGAGGGTGCGGGCCAGGGCTTCGCCATGGCGGCGAATCTGGGCGCGCGCACCTCGTCCTACGAGTATGTGATTTTCGTCAACCCGGACACCCGGCCCACACTCACCGCGTTCGACGCGCTGACCTCGCAGTTGGCCGCCGAGCCGAACGTCGCGTCGTCGGCCGCCACCACGGTGGGCAACGACGGTTCGGTGGAGATCGGGGCCGGCGGCTGGGAGCCCTCGGTGCGCCGCGCGGTGATTCACGCGATCGGCCTCCACAAGCTCGCCCCCCAGGCCGGTCTGTTCGCCAAGCCGCGGCCCTACCTGCCGATCAAGGTGGACTGGACCACGGGCGCCTGCATGGCCGTACGGGTCAGCACTTTCGTCGCGCTCGGCGGCTTCGACGAGCAGTTCTACGTCTACAACGAGGACGTGGCCTTCGGCCGGGCGGTGCGCGAGCACAACTTCACCCAGGTGCTGCGCACCGACGTGCTGGTGCAGCACGGGGCCGGTAACTCGGGCGCGCCGTCGAAGGAGATGCTGCGTCTGCGGGGCGCCTCGATGGCCCGTTACGTGGCCCAGCACAACACGCTGGAGCACGCCCGGGGCATCCGGCTGGCCCTGGCGCTGGGCTACGCCACCCGGGTGCTGGCAGCCCTGGCCAAGGGCAACAAGGGCCGGGCACAGGAGCACTGGAACTACATCCTCGGCGTGACCAGCGGGCGGGCCAGCGTGGCCGGCCGGACGGTGACCCGCGCGTGA